The following DNA comes from Rhodopseudomonas boonkerdii.
ATCGAAAACCCGTTAGTGAGCTACGTCGTTCTCGGTTTCTCCTTCGTGTTCGAAGGTTCCTCCTGGATCGTCGCGTGGCGAGCGGTGAAACGGGCACGAGGCGAGCTAAGTTTCTGGACCGCGTTTCGCCGCAGCAAGGACCCGCCAACTTTCGTGGTGCTGTTCGAAGATAGCGCGGCGCTTATCGGAATTCTCATCGCCATTCTGGGAATCTTCGTGGCAATTGAGCTGGAGATGCCCGTACTCGATGGCGTCGCATCAATACTAATTGGCCTTGTCCTCGCCGTCATCGCCGTCCTTCTCGCCATCGAAAGCAAGAGCCTGCTTATCGGAGAACGGGCGTCCCCGGCGCTTGTCGAGACCATCTGCGCCATCGCCGAGAGGGAAGCCGGGGTTGTTCACGCAAATAGCGCCCTCACCGCACAGCTGTCGCCCGACCAGGCCGTCGTCGCGCTCAGCATCGAGTTCGAGCGTGACCTGCGGACCGACGACATAGAGCGATGCGTCGCATCTATCGAGAGGGCCGTCCGCGCTTCACATCCCGAAGTCATCGCCCTATTCGTTAAGCCGGAGAAAATCGTTGATTCTCGCGCTGCGAGCGAACGACGTTTCACGATCCTCTCCAAATAGCGCGCCAGACCGCGAGACAAACTGTCGGCTTCGGATCGACAGATTGTCTCGTGAGGAGATACTTCGTCTCGCAACTACTTGAATTTGCTCGCCCCGCAATTTGGCATGACGATTGCGTAGCCGGTTCCTCGACAAATCGTCGTCACCGAACGCGGGAGTTTTTCATGACTGACGCCGGTAAGGCCCATTCTGCCGATGCCAATTCAAACGGATCCCGCTCCGTAGGCGACGTCACAAAGAATGCTCGCGAGAAGTGGGCGTGGTTCGTAGCACTAGGAGCGCTAATGGTTCTACTAGGTGCCGTAGCAATGATAAATTTAGCCGTGACCACAATCGCGACCGTAATCTATATCGGTGTCCTCATGCTGATTGGCGGCGCATTCCAGTGCGCACAGGCTTTCAAGATCAAGACATGGTCCGGTTTCGGATGGTGGCTCTTAAGCGGTGCCCTATATGGAACTGCCGGCATTACCACAGTCGCTAATCCATTGCTTGCCTCCTACATCCTCACCCTCATTCTTGCAGCCTTCACTCTCGCCGCCGGCATCTCTCGAATAATCGTCGGTCTGCGAACGAAGCCAAACGACGGGTGGACAATTCACGCGGCGTCGGGACTGATCACCACCGTGGTCGGTTTCATCTTCCTGCTCGGCTGGCCGGTAAATAGTCTGTGGCTATTGGGTCTGCTTTTGTCGGTAGACCTCTTGTTCCAGGGCTGCATGTGCCTCGCCTTCGGCATGCGCCTTAAATTGCCGCCGCATTCCGCTTTTCCCCCAGGAGCGACGTAAGCACCCCAACCCGAATGGTTTGCCAACCGGTCGCGCGCGCGTCATAATTGACGCGCGGGCTCCGGTCGATCTTTGGAAGAGGACCTTCGCACAATGAACAATAGACATGGCTATCCGAGCGACCGTCGGTTCCCGTCGCAGCAGCAGCCCTCCGATTCCGGACGAGTCGTACCAAGCGAGCCCGCTGCGGAAATTACAGAAACTGAGGCTGCAGCGCTCCCTTCAACGGAGCAATTGCAGATGGACAACGCTGACTTGAAAGACAGACTGCTGCGGGCTTTGGCCGAGGTCGAGAACATGCGACGCCGCAGCGAGCGTGACGTTGCGGATGCGAGCAAATACGCGATCAGCAAGTTTGCGAAAGACATGATCGCAGTCGCGGACAACATGGAACGCGCCGTGGCCAGCGTTCCGCAGGCCGAACGAGAACGGGACGCAAATGCGACGGCTGTCCTGCATGGCATCGAATTGACCGCCAAGGCGATGCGAGACGCTCTT
Coding sequences within:
- a CDS encoding cation diffusion facilitator family transporter, with product MVAAITTPDARHSPSQRRLVVYVALAGNIAVAIVKLIAAVVTGSAAMFSEAVHSAVDCGNEGLLLYGYHRAARRPDLVHPFGYGRELYFWSFIVALLLFGLGAGVSIYQGIAHVIAPQPIENPLVSYVVLGFSFVFEGSSWIVAWRAVKRARGELSFWTAFRRSKDPPTFVVLFEDSAALIGILIAILGIFVAIELEMPVLDGVASILIGLVLAVIAVLLAIESKSLLIGERASPALVETICAIAEREAGVVHANSALTAQLSPDQAVVALSIEFERDLRTDDIERCVASIERAVRASHPEVIALFVKPEKIVDSRAASERRFTILSK
- a CDS encoding HdeD family acid-resistance protein, with protein sequence MTDAGKAHSADANSNGSRSVGDVTKNAREKWAWFVALGALMVLLGAVAMINLAVTTIATVIYIGVLMLIGGAFQCAQAFKIKTWSGFGWWLLSGALYGTAGITTVANPLLASYILTLILAAFTLAAGISRIIVGLRTKPNDGWTIHAASGLITTVVGFIFLLGWPVNSLWLLGLLLSVDLLFQGCMCLAFGMRLKLPPHSAFPPGAT
- the grpE gene encoding nucleotide exchange factor GrpE, whose protein sequence is MDNADLKDRLLRALAEVENMRRRSERDVADASKYAISKFAKDMIAVADNMERAVASVPQAERERDANATAVLHGIELTAKAMRDALARNGIEKLEPVGHRFDPNFHEAMFEVVDPSKPNGTVADVLEPGYSIGSRPLRPAKVAVTRDKPLQ